The following proteins come from a genomic window of Varunaivibrio sulfuroxidans:
- the iscU gene encoding Fe-S cluster assembly scaffold IscU yields the protein MAYSKELIEHYENPKNVGSMDKDAEGVGTGLVGAPACGDVMRLQIQVNEDGIIEDAKFKTFGCGSAIASSSLVTEWVKGKSIDDAGKIKNSDIAQELALPPVKIHCSVLAEDAIKAAISDYKDKAAKKNAAE from the coding sequence ATGGCTTACAGCAAAGAACTGATCGAACATTACGAAAACCCTAAGAATGTCGGTTCCATGGATAAGGACGCCGAGGGGGTCGGCACCGGGCTCGTCGGCGCGCCGGCGTGCGGCGACGTGATGCGCTTGCAGATTCAGGTCAACGAGGACGGCATCATCGAGGACGCCAAGTTCAAGACTTTCGGTTGCGGTTCGGCGATCGCGTCGTCGTCGTTGGTCACCGAATGGGTGAAGGGCAAGTCGATCGACGATGCGGGCAAGATCAAAAATAGCGATATCGCCCAGGAATTGGCGCTGCCGCCGGTGAAGATTCATTGCTCGGTGTTGGCCGAGGATGCTATCAAGGCTGCGATTTCCGACTATAAAGACAAGGCGGCCAAGAAAAACGCGGCGGAATAA
- a CDS encoding HesB/IscA family protein, which yields MNITPAAAEQVKKLLQGRDKPTAGIRIGVRTKGCSGMSYTLEFAEEKNAFDEVVETEGVTLLIDPKATMFIIGTEMDYVEGKLETGFVFTNPNEKGRCGCGESFHV from the coding sequence ATGAATATTACACCGGCGGCGGCCGAGCAGGTCAAGAAGCTGCTCCAGGGGCGCGATAAACCCACGGCGGGCATTCGCATCGGCGTGCGCACCAAGGGTTGCTCGGGGATGTCCTACACGCTGGAGTTCGCGGAAGAAAAGAACGCGTTCGACGAGGTCGTCGAGACCGAAGGCGTGACCCTGCTGATCGATCCCAAGGCGACGATGTTCATCATCGGCACCGAAATGGATTATGTCGAAGGCAAGCTCGAAACCGGGTTCGTCTTTACCAACCCCAACGAAAAAGGCCGTTGCGGGTGTGGCGAATCTTTCCACGTTTAG
- the hscB gene encoding Fe-S protein assembly co-chaperone HscB, producing MTVDQIKNAVTNAAVADRAPAVVACWSCHGPLSVGVAFCPTCAAVQPPGAVDPFTRLGLPMTFDVDLVALDRVYFDWQRKLHPDRFAGRTGREKMLSQQQAVSLNEAYETIKNPLKRADCLVHLLGVDVAPEGCNLVNDPHILMETMEVREALSEAGDVAAVDAIAAKAKAETQDVLTGLSKAFAGGDIEGACSLSTRLKYLMKLKDEIRARRAQLAQG from the coding sequence ATGACGGTTGACCAAATCAAAAACGCGGTGACGAACGCCGCAGTGGCGGATCGGGCGCCTGCCGTCGTGGCGTGCTGGTCGTGTCACGGCCCACTGTCCGTCGGCGTGGCGTTTTGTCCGACCTGCGCCGCGGTTCAGCCGCCGGGGGCCGTTGACCCGTTTACCCGCCTTGGTTTGCCGATGACCTTCGATGTCGATCTCGTGGCGCTCGATCGGGTATATTTCGATTGGCAGCGCAAGCTCCACCCCGATCGGTTCGCGGGCCGGACGGGGCGGGAAAAAATGCTTTCGCAACAGCAAGCGGTGAGTCTGAACGAGGCGTATGAAACCATCAAAAATCCGCTTAAACGGGCGGATTGTCTCGTCCACCTGTTGGGCGTCGATGTCGCCCCGGAGGGGTGCAACCTGGTCAACGATCCGCATATTTTGATGGAAACGATGGAGGTGCGCGAGGCCCTGAGCGAGGCCGGCGACGTCGCCGCGGTTGACGCCATCGCCGCCAAGGCCAAGGCCGAAACGCAGGATGTCTTGACCGGCCTGTCGAAAGCCTTCGCCGGCGGTGATATCGAGGGCGCCTGCTCCTTGAGCACCCGACTGAAATACTTGATGAAATTAAAAGATGAAATCCGCGCGCGCCGGGCCCAGTTGGCCCAGGGTTGA